Proteins co-encoded in one Chitinophagales bacterium genomic window:
- a CDS encoding RHS repeat-associated core domain-containing protein, producing METPSEILQEKHFYPFGMEMERPWMQSGANNPYQYNGKELVSDFGLNLIDYGARWYDAAAARWWSVDPLGEKYSPFSTYAYVVNNPMLLTDPNGMNIRVSGDMKSLHQLIKHVFNGQIEGRVNNGNLTLHKKGAGKDDKGLDAEKDYEFISGLDQGGQVLFGVMDKAIQSDDDTNLEFHKSSADIVGGAYGKDIQKVDVGDQITLDKLSGGLISAAGGFAHEVEEAYQQQVKGNAFDDDYHDYGKEGTLSNGHRLGLDVEGKANGYTITNSWFKRGEKYSPTNVSGKGYTNIKRGNSPTIFLSFTVEKGKIKSFEKLK from the coding sequence TTGGAAACTCCGAGTGAGATTCTTCAAGAAAAACATTTCTATCCTTTCGGGATGGAAATGGAAAGACCTTGGATGCAGAGTGGGGCAAACAATCCTTATCAATACAATGGGAAGGAATTGGTTTCGGATTTTGGGCTGAACCTAATCGACTATGGGGCGAGGTGGTATGATGCGGCGGCGGCGAGGTGGTGGAGTGTGGATCCTTTGGGGGAGAAATACTCTCCTTTTAGTACGTATGCTTATGTAGTAAATAACCCAATGCTTCTTACTGACCCTAACGGTATGAACATTAGAGTTTCAGGAGATATGAAGTCTTTACACCAGTTAATAAAGCATGTTTTCAATGGTCAAATAGAAGGTCGAGTTAATAATGGAAACCTAACACTTCATAAAAAAGGGGCAGGGAAAGACGATAAAGGGTTAGATGCAGAAAAGGATTACGAGTTTATTAGTGGTTTAGATCAAGGAGGGCAGGTGCTATTTGGTGTTATGGATAAAGCAATTCAATCAGACGATGATACTAATCTTGAATTTCATAAAAGTAGTGCAGATATTGTTGGAGGGGCATATGGAAAAGACATTCAAAAAGTTGATGTTGGTGACCAAATCACGCTTGATAAATTGTCAGGAGGGCTTATTTCTGCTGCTGGAGGTTTTGCACATGAAGTCGAAGAAGCTTATCAACAACAAGTGAAAGGAAATGCTTTTGATGATGATTATCATGATTATGGAAAAGAAGGAACATTAAGTAATGGACATCGCTTAGGTTTGGATGTTGAAGGCAAAGCTAACGGTTATACGATTACCAATTCATGGTTTAAAAGAGGTGAAAAATATTCACCTACAAACGTAAGTGGTAAAGGCTATACCAATATAAAACGAGGTAATAGCCCCACAATATTTCTATCATTCACAGTAGAAAAGGGAAAAATTAAATCATTTGAAAAATTAAAATAG